A segment of the Candidatus Andeanibacterium colombiense genome:
AGAGTTCGCCAAACGCGGCTGGAGCGTGGTCGGCACGGTGCGCGGCGGGGCCCGGACCGGACTGCACGATCTGGCCGGGCACTATCCGGACCGGATAGAAATCGAGCAGCTCGACATCACCGACACCGCGCAGATCGAGGCACTTCGCGCCCGGCTTTCCGCACGCCGGTTCGATATAGTGTTCGTTAATGCCGGCACCGCCAACCGCGACCGCGATGAAACCGCCGGCAGCGTCGCGACCGAGGAGTTCGTGCGCCTGATGGTTACCAATGCACTCGCCCCGCTGCGGGTAATCGAAGGGCTGGAAGATCTGGTCACGCCCGACGGCCTGATCGGGATCATGTCCTCGGGCATGGGCAGCGTCGCGAATAACCAAACCGGCGGATTCGAGGTCTATCGCGGCACCAAAGCAGCGGTGAACATGTACATGCGCAGCTACGCCGCACGCCACAAGGAGGACGGCCGCGCACTGTTGCTGCTGGCGCCGGGCTGGATCCGCACCGAACTGGGCGGACCCGACGCACCGTTCAGTCTCGAGGAGACAGTGCCCGCGATCGTCGACACGATCGTCGCCAAGCGGGGACGGCCCGGGCTCGAATATCTCGACCGCATGGGCGCCACCGTTCCCTGGTGACGAACAGCTAGCTCACCACGGATCGGGCCCGAGGGTGATGTCCTGGCTGGTGCGTGGCGGGAGTGGTTCGGCCGAGTGCAGCGCCATCGGGTGCGGATCGGAGACGAA
Coding sequences within it:
- a CDS encoding SDR family oxidoreductase, with the translated sequence MSDTPSILLAGASRGLGLAISEEFAKRGWSVVGTVRGGARTGLHDLAGHYPDRIEIEQLDITDTAQIEALRARLSARRFDIVFVNAGTANRDRDETAGSVATEEFVRLMVTNALAPLRVIEGLEDLVTPDGLIGIMSSGMGSVANNQTGGFEVYRGTKAAVNMYMRSYAARHKEDGRALLLLAPGWIRTELGGPDAPFSLEETVPAIVDTIVAKRGRPGLEYLDRMGATVPW